The segment ACGGGTCCCAGTTGAAGAACCGGCAGGCGTTCTCCCAGGTGATCTTGTTGATCTCCTCGTCGGTCGCTCCGGCGCCGTTCAGCTCGTTGAGGACGAACTCGGGCGCGTCCGGCCAGATCGAGTCGGAATGCGGGTAGTCGCACTCCCAGGCGATGTTGTCGATGCCGATCTCGCGGCGCAGCTTCAGCGAGGTCGGGTCGGTGACGTAGCAGGCCAGGGAGTGCTCGCGGAACACCTCGCTGGGCAGCCGGCCACCGAAGTCGCGGCGTAGCCACTTCTGGTTGGTGTAGTGCCGGTCGCAGCGGTCGAGGTAGAACGGGATCCAGCCGAT is part of the Parafrankia irregularis genome and harbors:
- a CDS encoding amidohydrolase family protein, which codes for IGWIPFYLDRCDRHYTNQKWLRRDFGGRLPSEVFREHSLACYVTDPTSLKLRREIGIDNIAWECDYPHSDSIWPDAPEFVLNELNGAGATDEEINKITWENACRFFNWDPFAEIPRERATVGARRAIATDVDTAIRSRKEWARLYAEKHPG